The proteins below come from a single Gimesia alba genomic window:
- a CDS encoding RNA polymerase sigma factor, translating to MSSQNQHNSEELTLLVEQHYQLLFRYAYRLSGDRTDAEDLTQQTYLIAQKKLSQLRDPRLARSWLCTILRNLFLKKVSQKNKPVSLGQSFDLAAEESVLPELTSQELQHALNELPEDFRIPLLMFYFEERSYKEISTELSIPLGTVMSRLARAKSFLQERFSELSTKETTIPT from the coding sequence ATGTCATCACAGAATCAACACAATTCTGAAGAACTTACCTTGTTAGTTGAGCAGCATTATCAGCTGTTGTTTCGCTATGCCTACCGTTTGTCAGGCGATCGGACTGATGCTGAAGATCTGACGCAACAGACATATTTGATCGCTCAGAAAAAACTGTCGCAACTACGTGATCCGCGTCTTGCGCGTTCATGGCTTTGTACAATATTACGCAATCTGTTTTTGAAAAAAGTATCTCAGAAGAACAAGCCTGTCTCTCTGGGGCAGTCATTCGATTTGGCCGCTGAGGAATCAGTCCTACCTGAACTGACATCTCAAGAGTTGCAGCATGCTTTGAATGAATTACCCGAAGACTTTCGAATTCCATTGTTAATGTTTTATTTTGAAGAGCGGTCCTACAAGGAAATTTCCACCGAACTATCTATTCCGCTGGGTACTGTGATGAGTCGTCTGGCAAGAGCCAAGTCGTTTTTGCAGGAGCGGTTTTCAGAGCTGTCAACAAAAGAAACAACAATTCCTACCTAA
- a CDS encoding lactonase family protein: MGISLRFCLLVVGLFFVSEIPCRAASFMYLSLGGEKKIAIYRLNEQDGALTHVEDVPLAGAPGCLEVDPEKKYLFASVRSAKQFMSFAIDPENGKLKQISAVPAGGNAAYIATDKNGKYLFSAYYGEGKVAVHRLGKQGEISAEIVQTIPTDKNAHAILPDQTNQFVFVPHTGPNAVYQFLWDVQNGQLKANEKPIFEAAAGLEPRHLAIAKDNRFIYFDNEKGSSVTACKLDPKSGTLTPFQTISTLPAGFEGKNTCADIELSPSGKNLYASNRGHNSIACFSVDQKTGRLTALEQEPTEDTPRSFNIDPTGTYLYAAGQRNGKLAAYRISPQTGKLKRLATYEVGKSPSWVEIVKFP; this comes from the coding sequence ATGGGGATTTCACTTCGTTTTTGTCTGCTGGTTGTGGGGTTGTTTTTCGTGTCTGAAATCCCCTGTCGTGCGGCGAGTTTTATGTATCTCTCTCTGGGGGGAGAAAAGAAAATCGCCATTTATCGGCTCAACGAACAGGATGGGGCGTTAACCCATGTCGAGGATGTGCCACTGGCCGGTGCTCCGGGCTGTCTGGAAGTCGATCCCGAAAAGAAATACCTGTTTGCTTCCGTTCGCTCCGCCAAGCAATTCATGAGCTTTGCCATTGATCCCGAAAACGGAAAACTGAAGCAGATTTCCGCGGTTCCCGCCGGCGGGAATGCGGCCTATATCGCCACTGATAAGAACGGGAAGTATCTTTTCTCTGCTTACTATGGTGAAGGGAAAGTTGCCGTTCATCGCCTTGGAAAACAGGGAGAAATCTCTGCCGAGATTGTGCAGACAATTCCCACCGACAAGAATGCACACGCGATTTTACCCGATCAGACAAACCAATTCGTCTTTGTCCCTCATACGGGGCCGAATGCCGTTTATCAGTTTTTGTGGGATGTACAAAACGGGCAATTGAAGGCAAACGAGAAGCCAATCTTTGAAGCGGCAGCCGGTTTAGAGCCGCGACATTTGGCAATTGCGAAGGACAATCGCTTCATTTATTTTGATAATGAAAAAGGGAGCTCCGTCACCGCCTGCAAGCTGGATCCAAAATCGGGGACGTTGACTCCGTTCCAGACGATCTCAACACTGCCAGCAGGGTTTGAGGGAAAGAATACGTGTGCGGACATCGAACTTTCCCCCTCCGGTAAGAATTTGTATGCCTCAAATCGCGGCCATAACAGCATTGCCTGCTTTAGTGTGGATCAGAAAACAGGACGGTTAACTGCGCTGGAACAGGAGCCAACCGAAGATACTCCCCGTTCGTTTAATATTGATCCTACCGGGACTTATCTCTATGCGGCGGGGCAAAGAAACGGCAAACTGGCGGCTTACCGGATTTCGCCCCAAACTGGTAAACTGAAACGGCTTGCGACATACGAAGTCGGAAAGTCGCCCTCATGGGTCGAAATCGTAAAGTTCCCCTAG
- a CDS encoding TfoX/Sxy family protein, translating into MAYNEHLAERVHQLLKRRKGFSQRKMFGGICFMLHGNMCCGVTQNELMLRLGEKNARKALEEPFTREMDFTGKPLKSMIYVDQPGFEDEADLKDWVNRAVKFAQSLPPKA; encoded by the coding sequence ATGGCTTACAACGAACATCTGGCAGAACGCGTCCACCAGTTATTGAAACGCCGCAAGGGGTTTTCACAGCGAAAAATGTTCGGCGGCATCTGCTTTATGCTGCACGGGAACATGTGCTGTGGCGTGACGCAGAATGAGCTGATGCTGCGACTGGGAGAGAAAAACGCCCGCAAGGCATTAGAAGAACCGTTCACACGTGAAATGGATTTCACCGGCAAGCCACTCAAAAGCATGATCTATGTAGACCAACCCGGATTTGAGGATGAAGCAGATCTGAAAGACTGGGTCAATCGGGCGGTGAAGTTTGCCCAATCACTTCCACCCAAAGCGTAA
- a CDS encoding cytochrome c gives MSFRILIFIGLCVWGTSIEPACCQSQNIDARTVDTSEKVNNHARFHSLSRPGLHNVFQIDDQVYSGSGPEGKQSFDALKKMGIKTIISVDGTQPNLKLAKAAGMKYIHIPIGYDGISEDASLSFLRAAKEVKGPVYIHCHHGRHRGPAAAAMVGLCRGSLDKQRALLFLGQAGTSKDYSGLWKDIRQFQVPAEGTPLPELVESAPVEPMVTAMAQISHYYEELLKKAEGTPRDEKNAMRISVLLREEFHESLRKHSDDYDDTFKKWMRESEMEIKQLEAELKQGNQKQVSARLKQFKSQCKRCHKAYRN, from the coding sequence ATGTCGTTTAGAATTCTGATCTTCATTGGTTTATGTGTTTGGGGTACATCCATCGAGCCTGCCTGTTGTCAGTCTCAGAATATTGATGCTCGGACAGTGGATACCTCTGAAAAAGTCAACAATCATGCGCGATTTCATTCACTGAGCCGCCCGGGTTTGCACAATGTGTTTCAAATAGACGATCAGGTTTATTCGGGCAGTGGTCCTGAAGGGAAACAGAGTTTTGACGCTCTGAAGAAAATGGGGATCAAAACCATCATCAGTGTGGATGGCACCCAGCCGAATTTGAAGCTGGCGAAAGCAGCCGGGATGAAATACATCCATATCCCGATCGGCTATGATGGAATTTCTGAAGACGCAAGTCTGTCGTTTCTGCGTGCGGCGAAAGAAGTAAAAGGCCCCGTTTATATTCATTGTCATCATGGTCGGCATCGGGGACCAGCGGCCGCAGCGATGGTCGGCCTGTGTCGGGGGAGTCTCGATAAACAACGTGCCTTGCTGTTTTTGGGTCAGGCCGGGACCAGTAAGGATTATTCAGGTCTCTGGAAAGATATCAGGCAGTTTCAAGTTCCCGCTGAGGGGACTCCGTTGCCCGAGTTGGTTGAGTCAGCCCCTGTCGAACCAATGGTGACTGCGATGGCTCAGATCAGCCATTATTACGAGGAATTGCTTAAAAAGGCGGAGGGTACGCCTCGAGATGAGAAGAACGCAATGCGGATCTCTGTGCTGTTGCGCGAAGAGTTTCACGAGTCCTTGCGAAAACATTCTGATGATTACGATGACACGTTTAAGAAATGGATGCGTGAATCAGAAATGGAAATCAAGCAACTGGAAGCGGAACTCAAGCAGGGAAATCAGAAACAGGTGAGTGCCCGATTGAAACAGTTCAAGTCACAGTGTAAGCGCTGTCACAAAGCGTATCGGAATTAA
- a CDS encoding transglutaminase-like domain-containing protein, with protein MKKQLLLFFQFFPTLLFVSNGQLAVVYSDQSQQTENSQRDTLQPAIQSTVKAETIRELITPDAMSHEQGSCYVARLVIPRNADRKSKSNCVLLEDGKPLSHPHARHQLIREQGRGHYSHWTPTTLYFSSSDASNPKTNGKKYELVNQESYTEQQSSFVLSAAQSSIQFPTVPDRQIQPLKLIWQNLDPQNKIALHWKRKGTPDLTSQKAMLASILTPGMKEEEKALAIWKFLVDWRYHFTPAEQGDELHDPVKFLNVYGYGFCDDCATNFVVLARKAGLRSRVWGLSGHVVAEAFYDGKWHMFDPDHQVVYRNSRGIIAGVEELAQHPELITKTPRDPIGSPSQLIADLYTSTNNNRASERQPKIKDSTLTPMLEPLDRVEFRFTAPEYVHQKNATDQSRPPIVGNGTLNRTVRQLQTLKQTAPNQRQWHLSWPYVLLKGKFELELKSNAPTPSVFVSPDAKSWHKLEGVLTNQTLAISLDQWIQSQPTAVYDCFIRIENSNGGDPAESISQLNSEWIFQFAPRALAHLQKTNNQFEMKLTPPPQKKGKGLEVQLVWKETE; from the coding sequence ATGAAGAAACAACTACTACTATTCTTTCAGTTCTTTCCAACACTCTTGTTCGTTTCAAACGGTCAGTTGGCAGTTGTGTACTCTGATCAATCTCAGCAGACTGAAAACAGCCAGCGAGACACGCTTCAGCCGGCAATCCAGTCAACGGTCAAAGCGGAAACGATTCGCGAGTTGATTACTCCTGATGCGATGTCACACGAACAAGGCTCCTGTTATGTTGCGCGACTGGTCATTCCGCGGAACGCAGACCGCAAATCGAAATCAAACTGCGTTTTGCTGGAAGACGGCAAACCACTTTCACATCCCCACGCGCGCCACCAACTGATCCGCGAACAGGGCAGGGGACACTATAGCCACTGGACCCCGACTACGCTTTATTTTTCATCCAGTGATGCTTCCAACCCCAAAACAAACGGCAAAAAATATGAACTGGTTAATCAGGAATCCTATACGGAGCAACAAAGTTCCTTTGTCTTGTCTGCAGCGCAGTCTTCAATCCAATTTCCAACAGTCCCCGATCGACAGATTCAGCCCCTTAAACTGATCTGGCAAAACCTTGATCCCCAAAACAAAATTGCGCTCCACTGGAAACGAAAAGGCACTCCTGACCTGACCAGCCAGAAAGCGATGCTGGCCAGTATTTTAACACCGGGAATGAAAGAAGAAGAAAAAGCCCTCGCCATCTGGAAGTTTCTGGTTGACTGGCGGTATCACTTTACCCCGGCAGAGCAGGGGGATGAACTACATGACCCGGTCAAGTTCCTCAATGTCTATGGTTACGGATTCTGTGATGACTGCGCCACCAACTTCGTAGTGCTCGCCCGGAAAGCAGGGTTGCGGAGTCGTGTCTGGGGACTATCGGGGCACGTCGTGGCCGAAGCGTTTTATGATGGGAAATGGCACATGTTTGATCCCGATCATCAAGTCGTTTATCGCAATTCAAGGGGAATCATCGCAGGCGTAGAAGAGCTGGCGCAACACCCGGAACTGATTACCAAAACGCCCCGGGATCCGATTGGCAGCCCCTCCCAATTGATTGCCGACCTCTACACTTCAACAAACAATAACCGGGCGTCAGAACGACAACCGAAAATCAAAGACTCCACTCTGACTCCCATGCTGGAACCGCTGGACCGAGTGGAGTTTCGCTTCACCGCTCCAGAGTATGTGCATCAGAAAAATGCGACAGATCAATCCCGACCTCCCATCGTGGGCAACGGAACGTTAAATCGAACGGTCCGCCAGCTGCAGACGCTTAAACAAACAGCCCCGAACCAGCGACAATGGCATCTCAGTTGGCCTTATGTTCTGCTCAAAGGCAAATTTGAGTTGGAACTGAAGTCGAACGCTCCCACTCCCTCTGTTTTTGTGTCCCCTGATGCAAAGTCATGGCACAAACTGGAGGGCGTTCTAACAAACCAGACACTCGCCATTTCACTCGATCAATGGATTCAAAGCCAACCCACGGCCGTTTATGACTGCTTTATTCGAATCGAAAATTCCAACGGCGGCGACCCGGCAGAGTCCATCAGTCAATTGAATTCAGAATGGATCTTCCAGTTTGCTCCGCGGGCTCTGGCGCATCTGCAAAAGACCAACAATCAGTTCGAGATGAAATTGACTCCGCCTCCCCAAAAGAAAGGGAAAGGGCTTGAAGTGCAACTGGTCTGGAAAGAGACGGAATAG
- a CDS encoding alpha/beta fold hydrolase — protein MRLLYLCLLMCLFCSISFQSRIEADEPAVRKRSEPVKISSSWDDLLEGVETPEEWVARKKILRQRYLELIRDQFKPKKPALEIQFHDTVIVDGVYRRQLISYQVEEGERAHAFLGVPLTLKGPAPAVVALHGTYAKGKQRAAGLVDNPDKAYLDHLCRRGYVVIAPDHFVAGHRIPDAGPYDTEEFYKKHPEWTAVGKFTYEHSIAIDVLETLREVNPERIGVLGHSLGGHGSLFLAAYDERVKAAAGNCSASFFRQNSKVEAWSRDHWYVYFKHIRPGLLKGELPPIDFHEIMALVAPRAFLDLSGLNDGDPLTQRQRILMLLKVMDVYELEKAPQNFAFFVHGKGHSVAHESRELMYGWMDTHLKPASATKTKLVVP, from the coding sequence ATGCGATTGTTATATCTATGTCTACTTATGTGTTTGTTCTGCAGCATTTCATTTCAAAGTAGGATTGAGGCAGACGAGCCCGCTGTCAGAAAACGTTCTGAGCCTGTCAAAATCAGTTCCAGTTGGGACGATCTACTTGAAGGAGTCGAAACGCCTGAAGAGTGGGTTGCACGTAAAAAAATCCTCCGGCAACGTTATCTGGAACTGATTCGTGATCAGTTTAAACCCAAAAAGCCGGCGTTGGAAATCCAGTTTCATGACACGGTGATTGTCGACGGTGTCTATCGAAGACAATTGATTAGTTATCAGGTCGAAGAGGGAGAACGGGCACATGCGTTTCTAGGCGTTCCCCTGACTCTCAAAGGACCTGCGCCAGCCGTCGTCGCTTTGCATGGAACCTATGCCAAAGGCAAGCAGCGTGCGGCGGGGTTAGTTGATAATCCGGATAAAGCGTATCTGGATCATTTATGTCGCCGGGGATATGTCGTGATTGCGCCCGACCATTTTGTCGCAGGTCATCGGATACCGGATGCGGGCCCTTATGACACCGAGGAGTTCTACAAAAAACATCCGGAGTGGACTGCAGTCGGAAAATTTACCTATGAGCATTCGATTGCCATTGATGTACTTGAAACATTGAGAGAGGTGAACCCGGAACGAATTGGAGTCCTCGGACATTCTCTGGGAGGTCACGGCTCCCTGTTTCTGGCCGCCTACGATGAACGGGTCAAAGCCGCTGCGGGAAACTGCAGTGCGTCGTTTTTCCGGCAGAATTCGAAAGTCGAAGCCTGGTCTCGCGACCATTGGTATGTTTATTTTAAGCATATTCGCCCGGGATTATTAAAGGGAGAGTTGCCTCCCATCGATTTTCATGAAATCATGGCACTGGTTGCACCGCGTGCCTTTCTTGACTTATCGGGACTCAATGATGGAGATCCTCTGACGCAACGACAGCGGATACTGATGTTGCTGAAGGTCATGGATGTGTATGAACTGGAGAAGGCTCCCCAGAACTTTGCTTTCTTCGTACATGGCAAAGGGCATTCGGTCGCACATGAATCACGAGAATTGATGTATGGCTGGATGGATACCCATTTAAAGCCTGCCTCAGCGACGAAAACAAAGCTTGTGGTTCCATAA
- the sixA gene encoding phosphohistidine phosphatase SixA: MELIVIRHGKAENAGVVSGGDSARPLTEHGSHQFRKVAKWIGKHQSAPDLILHSPLVRTTQTAQILRDVVELSEDLCCPQNWLGFGLNLDALISHVRSTACERIAIVAHMPDVARCTADLIGGGSITFKPGNAACIQFDSLIGIGQGSLKWHLSAPLF, encoded by the coding sequence ATGGAGCTAATCGTAATCAGGCATGGAAAAGCGGAAAATGCAGGTGTGGTTTCCGGCGGTGATTCTGCTCGCCCTTTGACCGAGCACGGCAGTCACCAGTTTCGCAAAGTGGCGAAATGGATCGGTAAGCATCAAAGTGCGCCCGATCTCATCTTGCATAGTCCACTGGTTCGAACGACGCAGACAGCTCAGATTTTACGGGATGTTGTGGAATTGAGCGAAGACCTGTGCTGTCCCCAGAATTGGCTGGGATTTGGACTGAATCTGGATGCACTCATCTCTCATGTTCGATCAACGGCCTGTGAACGTATTGCGATTGTTGCACATATGCCGGATGTGGCACGCTGTACTGCCGACCTGATCGGCGGCGGCTCGATTACATTTAAACCCGGAAATGCGGCCTGCATTCAGTTTGATTCGCTGATTGGAATCGGACAAGGCAGTTTGAAATGGCATCTGAGCGCCCCGCTATTTTAA
- a CDS encoding HAD family hydrolase: protein MSDKPHIQAVAFDLDGLMFNTEHVFFLSGDALLQRRGKEMTEEILKGMMGRRALEGFAHLSSHLHEPEDPHELWVESQEIFHSLLHQHLKPMHGLFELLDYLDELEIPKCVATSSPRPYLEMLLKEFDLAHRFPITLTAEDVTHGKPHPEIYLTAAERLKVDPKQMLVLEDSEAGTKSGAASGAYVVSIPHEYSDYGDFSAANLVANTLADPVLLALFTDGHA, encoded by the coding sequence ATGTCAGATAAACCCCACATCCAGGCTGTGGCCTTTGATCTGGACGGACTCATGTTTAATACTGAGCACGTTTTTTTTCTTTCAGGCGATGCATTGCTGCAGCGTCGGGGTAAAGAAATGACTGAAGAGATCCTGAAAGGCATGATGGGCCGCCGTGCGCTGGAAGGATTTGCACACCTTTCCAGTCATCTGCACGAACCGGAAGATCCGCATGAGCTTTGGGTGGAAAGCCAGGAAATCTTTCACTCATTGCTGCATCAGCACTTAAAGCCGATGCACGGGTTGTTTGAACTCCTGGATTATCTGGACGAACTGGAGATCCCCAAATGTGTTGCGACCTCTTCACCGCGACCTTATCTGGAAATGTTACTGAAAGAATTTGACCTGGCGCATCGTTTTCCGATCACTTTAACGGCGGAAGATGTAACGCACGGCAAACCCCATCCCGAAATTTATCTGACTGCCGCTGAGAGACTCAAAGTCGATCCGAAACAGATGCTGGTTCTGGAAGACAGCGAAGCGGGCACCAAGTCCGGAGCCGCCTCAGGTGCTTATGTCGTTTCCATTCCTCATGAATACAGCGACTACGGCGATTTCAGCGCCGCGAATCTGGTTGCGAACACACTGGCCGATCCGGTGCTGCTCGCACTATTCACAGACGGCCATGCATAA
- a CDS encoding (Fe-S)-binding protein, with protein sequence MKPGSSPSNSSVFSKDPEQVPGSQIPYENFLDCIHCGLCTAACPTYLETGNENDSPRGRIYLMRAIVDQRIELSDAVRGHLDLCLDCRSCESACPSGVDYGRLIEPFRVDVHKMESADGAGPQNDWFHRWILYRLFPYPNRIRWTLLPARLMQFLKLDKVINALGLPYLLPAKLRRMNDLLPRLQPAEPALPEILPAKGTQRARVALFTGCVSEAMYSHVNHATARVLQANGCEVIVPRTQGCCGAIHYHSGADEQAIAFALQNLTAFDLDNIDAIIVNVAGCGAMLKDYGHIAEETQGVPAEQVEKLKQLATKFRDVSEFLFELGPIAPEGEIPIRATYHDACHLVHAQRIQNQPRKLLELVPGLELIPLNESTICCGAAGSYNLTQPEMADQLGQRKLKNILDTGADVVISGNVGCTLQIDSKLRQAHKPLWVAHPMEILDLSYRNQKPTL encoded by the coding sequence ATGAAACCCGGTAGTTCCCCCTCCAATTCGTCTGTCTTCTCCAAAGATCCAGAACAGGTCCCCGGTTCGCAGATCCCCTATGAGAACTTTCTGGACTGCATCCACTGCGGTCTCTGTACCGCCGCCTGTCCGACGTATCTGGAAACGGGTAACGAAAATGACAGCCCCCGTGGACGCATCTATCTGATGCGGGCCATCGTGGATCAGCGTATCGAGCTCTCCGACGCCGTCCGGGGGCACCTTGATCTCTGTCTGGACTGTCGCAGTTGCGAGTCGGCCTGCCCATCGGGTGTCGATTACGGGCGTTTAATCGAGCCCTTTCGTGTCGATGTCCACAAAATGGAATCCGCAGACGGAGCTGGGCCCCAGAACGACTGGTTCCACCGCTGGATCCTCTATCGCCTCTTTCCCTATCCAAACCGCATTCGCTGGACGCTCTTGCCGGCACGTCTCATGCAGTTTTTAAAGCTCGACAAAGTGATCAATGCCTTAGGGCTGCCTTACCTGCTGCCTGCCAAATTAAGACGCATGAATGATTTGCTGCCGCGCCTTCAGCCTGCGGAACCGGCGTTGCCCGAAATCCTACCCGCCAAAGGAACGCAACGGGCCCGCGTCGCACTCTTCACCGGCTGTGTTTCTGAAGCCATGTACAGCCATGTGAATCATGCGACGGCCCGTGTGTTACAAGCCAACGGCTGTGAAGTAATTGTCCCGCGCACTCAAGGCTGTTGTGGCGCCATTCATTATCACAGCGGCGCTGATGAGCAGGCCATCGCGTTCGCGCTACAGAATCTGACAGCCTTTGACCTGGATAACATCGATGCGATTATTGTCAATGTCGCGGGCTGTGGTGCCATGCTCAAAGATTACGGCCACATCGCAGAAGAAACCCAAGGGGTCCCGGCAGAACAGGTCGAAAAGCTGAAACAACTGGCGACGAAATTTCGCGATGTCTCTGAATTCCTGTTTGAACTGGGCCCGATTGCGCCGGAAGGCGAAATTCCGATCCGGGCGACCTACCACGATGCCTGTCATCTGGTGCATGCACAAAGAATCCAGAACCAGCCCCGCAAGCTGCTCGAACTGGTTCCGGGACTGGAACTGATTCCACTGAATGAGTCCACCATCTGCTGTGGTGCAGCGGGCAGCTATAATCTGACCCAGCCCGAGATGGCAGATCAGCTGGGCCAACGGAAATTGAAAAATATTCTCGACACCGGAGCCGATGTCGTCATCAGTGGTAATGTCGGCTGTACTTTACAGATCGATTCAAAATTACGTCAGGCACACAAGCCGCTCTGGGTGGCGCATCCGATGGAAATTCTGGATCTCAGCTATCGAAATCAAAAACCGACACTGTAA
- a CDS encoding FAD-binding oxidoreductase, translating into MSPTHSGSQEEFVPASQTELSRFMTDNTAAAQKQIFPVGGRTSLSVCCPASQSGTLICTSQLNRVIDYPVRDMTITVEAGMRLDQLNEIVSAEGQRLPIDVPQSNRATVGGVIATNTCGPRRFSYGTIRDYVIGISAIDGKGNLFKSGGRVVKNVAGYDLSKMLVGSLGTLAVISQVSLNLRPKPETMSMVWFAFDSFQNADRALEAIVTSGTRPTAVEYCNSKAARQIAAESRSELPSEHQVVCVCFEGPANVVNWQADQIREEWKTFSPLSSQIVGAEKATKLYNAFTEYQTSSDDPVTLKAVLLPSQMMKFVEAASQLNIAVQAHAADGIVFGHLPDSASSLEDVQQILQQLQKAISPQTGHLTIYQCESEWAESLPLFCSAPSGWALMQQLKNALDPDQLLNAQRFSELVEA; encoded by the coding sequence ATGTCGCCTACGCATTCCGGTTCTCAGGAAGAATTCGTTCCCGCATCGCAGACTGAGCTGAGCCGCTTCATGACTGACAATACGGCGGCAGCTCAAAAGCAGATTTTCCCTGTGGGCGGTCGAACGTCTTTGTCGGTCTGTTGCCCTGCGAGTCAATCCGGCACCCTGATTTGTACGTCCCAGTTGAATCGGGTGATCGACTATCCCGTCCGCGATATGACGATCACCGTCGAAGCGGGCATGCGGCTCGATCAACTCAATGAAATCGTGTCTGCGGAAGGACAGCGTCTGCCGATCGATGTGCCCCAGTCGAACCGTGCCACCGTGGGAGGTGTGATCGCCACCAATACCTGTGGCCCCAGACGGTTTTCCTATGGCACCATTCGCGACTACGTCATTGGAATTTCCGCCATTGATGGCAAGGGAAACCTGTTCAAATCCGGGGGACGCGTGGTCAAAAATGTCGCCGGTTATGATCTGAGCAAAATGCTGGTCGGCTCGCTGGGAACCCTGGCCGTCATCAGTCAGGTCTCACTGAATCTGCGTCCCAAACCGGAAACGATGAGCATGGTCTGGTTCGCGTTTGACTCCTTTCAAAATGCAGATCGTGCCCTGGAAGCAATTGTCACCTCCGGGACCCGGCCAACCGCCGTTGAATACTGTAACAGCAAAGCGGCGCGGCAAATCGCGGCGGAATCGCGTTCGGAACTTCCCTCAGAACATCAGGTTGTCTGCGTCTGTTTCGAAGGTCCCGCCAATGTCGTTAACTGGCAAGCAGACCAAATCCGGGAAGAATGGAAAACATTCTCACCTCTGAGTTCCCAAATCGTGGGAGCAGAAAAAGCCACTAAACTGTATAACGCATTCACAGAATACCAGACATCCTCAGATGATCCTGTCACACTGAAAGCCGTTTTGCTCCCGTCGCAAATGATGAAATTTGTGGAAGCGGCATCACAACTGAATATTGCCGTTCAGGCACATGCCGCAGATGGAATTGTCTTCGGTCACTTACCCGATTCCGCGAGTTCTCTGGAAGATGTCCAACAAATACTGCAGCAATTACAGAAAGCGATTTCTCCCCAGACCGGACATTTAACCATTTATCAATGTGAATCAGAGTGGGCTGAGTCACTCCCGCTGTTTTGTTCTGCTCCATCCGGGTGGGCTTTAATGCAACAACTTAAAAATGCATTAGATCCCGACCAACTTTTGAATGCACAACGATTTTCAGAACTGGTAGAAGCATAA